The nucleotide window ACGTGCAGGATTTCCGGCTTGCGGGCCAGCTCCGCGTCCGTCATCGGCGCGTCCGAGGCGCCGAAGTCCACGGTGCCCTGCGTGATCTGCCGGATGCCGGCGCCCGAGCCCACGGAGGCGTAGTTCACGCGCACCGGGTTGCTCTGGCCGTAGGTGGCGAACCACTTGGAGTAGATGGGCATGGGAAAGGTGGCGCCCGCGCCCGTAAGCGTAACGGTGCCCGGTGCGGCGCCCGCGCTTCCCTTCATCGCACCCGGCGTGCTCCCCCCGCCGTCCCCGCCGCACGCGGCGAGGATGGAGAGAGCGAGCGCGGCGGGAAAAAATCGACGATTCGTCATGTCGGTAGTCCACGGTTGGTCGAAGATCGGCCTCCTCGATGGCGCGTGATCCTACCCATGCTCCGTAACGCGTCGGTAACGGCGGGCCCCCGCAGCGTAACCGGGCCGTGTAACACCCTTTTCCCCGCGCGGGCCGCACGATAGCTTTGGCGCGGGATTCCGGGACCGGCGCCGGCATGCGGCGCGTTACGCACCGGAATGCCTCATCGTTACACATCGATTTCCCCTGGAGGACGCAGTGGGCCTCTTTCCAAGAGACGAGCAGTTCTTCCCGATGTTCAGCGAGATGGCCAAGCGCCTCTCGGGGTGCGCGGACCTGATCGCGCAGATGTTCGCCGAGCCGGCGCGCATCGACGAGCTGGTGTTGGAGATCAAGCGGCTGGAGCACGAGGCGGACGTGATGACGCGCGAGATCAACGCGCGCATCGACCGCAGCATCGTGACCCCGCTGGACCGCGAGGACATCCACCTGCTGGCCGGCCGCCTGGACAACGTGATCGACCTGCTGGACGGCACCGCGCGCCGCGTGCAGATGTTCCACGTCCGCCAGATGCGCCCCGAAGCCGCGCGCCTGGCCGACGTGCTGCGCCGCGCCGCCGCGTGCATCGAGGCGGCGGTCATCAACCTCAAGAAGCCCAAGCTGATGCTGGAGCGCACCAGCCAGCTCAAGGCGCTGGAGGAGGAGGGCGACGCGATCTACTTCGAGGCGGTGCACGCCCTGTTCGCCAACTCGGCCGGCGACCCGCTCGAGATCATCAAGTGGAAGGAGCTGTTCGACAAGCTCGAGGACGCCATCGACGAGTGCGACCACGTGTCGCACGTGCTGGAGAGCATCGCCATCAAGAACGGGTGACCGCCGTGGACGCGAACGTCGTTTACATCCTGGTGATCATCGCGGTCGCGTTCGCCTTCGACTTCATCAACGGCTTCCACGACTCGGCGAACTCGATCGCGACGGTGGTGGGCACCCGGGTGCTGAGCCCGGTGAAGGCGGTGTTCTGGGCCGCGTTCTTCAACTTCGCCGCGCTCTTCGTGGTGGGCACCGCGGTGGCGAAGACGATGGGCAAGGGGATGATCGACGTGAACATCGTCACCCCCAGCGTGGTGATGGGCGCGCTGATGGGCGCCATCACCTGGAACCTGATCACCTGGTACTACGGCATCCCCTCCTCGTCGTCGCACGCGCTGCTGGGCGGCTACGCGGGGGCGGCGGTGGCAAAGGCGGGGTTCGCCGCCATCATCCCGGGCGGGTGGGTGAAGACGATCCTCTTCATCTTCCTTTCCCCGCTGATCGGCATGGCGCTGGGGTGGCTGCTGATGCTGATCGTGCTGTGGACCTTCCACAAGAGCAGCGCGGGCTTCGCGGACCGCTTCTTCCGCGTGGCGCAGCTCGCCTCGTCGGCCGTCTTCTCGCTGTCGCACGGCGGCAACGACGCGCAGAAGACGATGGGGATCATCGTGGGGCTGCTGGTGTCGTCCAACGCCGTCTTCGCGGGGCAGACGGGGTGGATGCGGCACCTGTACCTTCCCAATGCGGACCACGTGCCGCTCTGGGTGGAGCTGCTGGCGTACACCATGATCTCGCTGGGCACGCTCTTCGGCGGGTGGCGGATCGTGCACACGATGGGCACCCGCATCACCCGCCTGCGCCCGGTCGGCGGCTTCTGCGCGGAGACGGGCGGCGCCATGAGCATCTTCATCGCGACGCACTTCGGCATCCCGGTGAGCACCACGCACACCATCACCGGCGCCATCGTGGGCGTGGGCGCGACGCGGCGGCTTTCGGCGGTCCGCTGGAACATCGCGGGACGCATCGTGTGGGCCTGGTTCCTTACGATCCCCGCGGCGTTCGGCGTGTCGGCCCTCTGCTACTGGCTGCTGAGGGTAACCGTCGCGCCCTGAGTCGTCTGGCCGATGATGAGAAAGGCGCCCGGACCAGCCATGGTCCGGGCGCCTTTCCAGACGGCGTCCGTTACGATCCCGCCGGC belongs to Longimicrobium sp. and includes:
- a CDS encoding DUF47 family protein, translating into MGLFPRDEQFFPMFSEMAKRLSGCADLIAQMFAEPARIDELVLEIKRLEHEADVMTREINARIDRSIVTPLDREDIHLLAGRLDNVIDLLDGTARRVQMFHVRQMRPEAARLADVLRRAAACIEAAVINLKKPKLMLERTSQLKALEEEGDAIYFEAVHALFANSAGDPLEIIKWKELFDKLEDAIDECDHVSHVLESIAIKNG
- a CDS encoding inorganic phosphate transporter; amino-acid sequence: MTAVDANVVYILVIIAVAFAFDFINGFHDSANSIATVVGTRVLSPVKAVFWAAFFNFAALFVVGTAVAKTMGKGMIDVNIVTPSVVMGALMGAITWNLITWYYGIPSSSSHALLGGYAGAAVAKAGFAAIIPGGWVKTILFIFLSPLIGMALGWLLMLIVLWTFHKSSAGFADRFFRVAQLASSAVFSLSHGGNDAQKTMGIIVGLLVSSNAVFAGQTGWMRHLYLPNADHVPLWVELLAYTMISLGTLFGGWRIVHTMGTRITRLRPVGGFCAETGGAMSIFIATHFGIPVSTTHTITGAIVGVGATRRLSAVRWNIAGRIVWAWFLTIPAAFGVSALCYWLLRVTVAP